In one window of Eretmochelys imbricata isolate rEreImb1 chromosome 21, rEreImb1.hap1, whole genome shotgun sequence DNA:
- the FCMR gene encoding immunoglobulin mu Fc receptor isoform X1, whose protein sequence is MEFIRTLLFLLQVSSAARRRIQVTGEVGGSITIKCPAKDISRRKFWCRELETGICVTIVSTSPYINENYRNRISVTEGPREGIFQITITRLEEEDAGLYTCGTGNQNDRGSGRTLQVELEVSNGSAPPRTGMLSAEPLGHERPIVVSEESGSKGPDTEGVTQPQMTNGTWAKYTSYAAPGIKFPEGTIIMPAAVTGSIVTFAETGSITKGIPKSSRTISYANPRHTNRLLRSNYGNDVFQILIPILLMMMLLVASMIIVRKQLRGKKGITIYMSGCFGEAASSESYGINLRLSALERGQGHIPMENIYSVLPRRLEGADRNGSHVLHDSYHCRVDL, encoded by the exons ATGGAGTTCATCAGGACGTTACTTTTCTTGCTGCAAG TTTCAAGTGCAGCAAGACGACGCATTCAAGTGACTGGTGAGGTTGGAGGATCCATCACTATAAAGTGTCCCGCGAAGGACATTTCCAGGCGAAAATTCTGGTGCAGGGAGCTCGAGACAGGGATCTGTGTCACCATCGTCTCCACCTCTCCATACATCAATGAGAATTACAGGAATAGAATATCCGTCACTGAGGGGCCTCGGGAAGGAATATTTCAAATTACAATCACAAGGCTGGAAGAGGAGGACGCTGGGCTGTACACGTGTGGGACAGGAAATCAAAACGACAGAGGCAGTGGAAGGACCCTCCAAGTGGAGCTGGAGGTTTCCAATG GGAGCGCTCCACCCAGAACGGGCATGTTGTCTGCTGAACCCCTGGGACATGAGAGACCTATTGTGGTATCAGAAGAGTCTGGCAGCAAAGGCCCTGACACTGAAG GAGTCACACAACCACAGATGACTAATGGAACATGGGCAAAATATACCTCCTATGCTGCGCCTGGCATCAAATTCCCTGAAGGTACAATAATCATGCCTGCAGCCGTCACTGGCAGCATTGTTACCTTTGCAGAGACTGGAAGTATAACAAAAGGGATTCCAAAAAGTTCCAGGACAATCAGCTATGCAAATCCCAGGCATACAAATCG CCTCTTGAGAAGCAATTATGGGAATGATGTCTTTCAAATCCTGATACCAATTCTCCTGATGATGATGCTGCTTGTGGCTTCTATGATAATTGTTAGAAAACAGCTACGAGGGAAGAAAG GTATTACAATCTACATGTCTGGATGTTTTGGAGAAGCAGCTTCCAGTGAAAGCTATGGAATAAATCTGAGGTTGAGCGCGCTCGAACGTGGCCAAGGGCACATTCCAATGGAAAATATCTACAGCGTGTTACCCCGCAGGCTCGAGGGAGCTGACAGGAATG GTTCTCATGTACTGCATGACTCATATCACTGCAGAGTTGACTTATAA
- the FCMR gene encoding immunoglobulin mu Fc receptor isoform X2: MEFIRTLLFLLQVSSAARRRIQVTGEVGGSITIKCPAKDISRRKFWCRELETGICVTIVSTSPYINENYRNRISVTEGPREGIFQITITRLEEEDAGLYTCGTGNQNDRGSGRTLQVELEVSNGSAPPRTGMLSAEPLGHERPIVVSEESGSKGPDTEGVTQPQMTNGTWAKYTSYAAPGIKFPEGTIIMPAAVTGSIVTFAETGSITKGIPKSSRTISYANPRHTNRLLRSNYGNDVFQILIPILLMMMLLVASMIIVRKQLRGKKAASSESYGINLRLSALERGQGHIPMENIYSVLPRRLEGADRNGSHVLHDSYHCRVDL, translated from the exons ATGGAGTTCATCAGGACGTTACTTTTCTTGCTGCAAG TTTCAAGTGCAGCAAGACGACGCATTCAAGTGACTGGTGAGGTTGGAGGATCCATCACTATAAAGTGTCCCGCGAAGGACATTTCCAGGCGAAAATTCTGGTGCAGGGAGCTCGAGACAGGGATCTGTGTCACCATCGTCTCCACCTCTCCATACATCAATGAGAATTACAGGAATAGAATATCCGTCACTGAGGGGCCTCGGGAAGGAATATTTCAAATTACAATCACAAGGCTGGAAGAGGAGGACGCTGGGCTGTACACGTGTGGGACAGGAAATCAAAACGACAGAGGCAGTGGAAGGACCCTCCAAGTGGAGCTGGAGGTTTCCAATG GGAGCGCTCCACCCAGAACGGGCATGTTGTCTGCTGAACCCCTGGGACATGAGAGACCTATTGTGGTATCAGAAGAGTCTGGCAGCAAAGGCCCTGACACTGAAG GAGTCACACAACCACAGATGACTAATGGAACATGGGCAAAATATACCTCCTATGCTGCGCCTGGCATCAAATTCCCTGAAGGTACAATAATCATGCCTGCAGCCGTCACTGGCAGCATTGTTACCTTTGCAGAGACTGGAAGTATAACAAAAGGGATTCCAAAAAGTTCCAGGACAATCAGCTATGCAAATCCCAGGCATACAAATCG CCTCTTGAGAAGCAATTATGGGAATGATGTCTTTCAAATCCTGATACCAATTCTCCTGATGATGATGCTGCTTGTGGCTTCTATGATAATTGTTAGAAAACAGCTACGAGGGAAGAAAG CAGCTTCCAGTGAAAGCTATGGAATAAATCTGAGGTTGAGCGCGCTCGAACGTGGCCAAGGGCACATTCCAATGGAAAATATCTACAGCGTGTTACCCCGCAGGCTCGAGGGAGCTGACAGGAATG GTTCTCATGTACTGCATGACTCATATCACTGCAGAGTTGACTTATAA